One Vallitalea pronyensis genomic region harbors:
- a CDS encoding GerAB/ArcD/ProY family transporter: protein MKNVITNRQGMGLIVLIMSETLVLGAAKEAESDLWIALILALGVGVLFALLYSWILSQYPGKNLYDILVITMGRWLGSIIVLFYVLYSLYVSAYILIDFVVFTNTVGLEATPNVIIGAMVMVLVISALKKGIEVMGRWSEYFVIFILITSAITVILMFPMIEVNNLKPVLANGWGPVLESAYGAITFPFAEIIVFMVILNTKMIKKEKDIYRIFVGGLLIGGIFVSVMLVVSFVELGHFAYMSSYFPVYAAISRISIGEVLQRIEIIPAIAFIMGDFMKIALYVLVACEGVKKLAYVKNYKFIVTPICIFVLLLSLTMFDDIMDSINQLANYNYIANFMLGIIPATLAIITVIRTKFLHKNTS, encoded by the coding sequence ATGAAAAATGTAATAACAAATCGACAAGGAATGGGATTAATTGTATTGATCATGTCCGAAACACTGGTTCTTGGAGCAGCGAAAGAAGCAGAGTCAGATTTATGGATTGCACTCATATTAGCTTTAGGTGTGGGTGTGTTATTTGCATTGTTGTACAGTTGGATTTTATCGCAATATCCAGGTAAAAATTTGTATGATATTTTAGTTATTACCATGGGCAGATGGTTAGGAAGTATCATCGTATTATTCTATGTCTTATACAGTTTATATGTTAGTGCTTATATTCTGATCGATTTTGTTGTTTTCACAAACACAGTGGGTCTTGAAGCAACCCCTAATGTAATTATAGGTGCTATGGTCATGGTGCTTGTCATATCCGCATTAAAGAAAGGCATTGAAGTTATGGGCCGTTGGTCTGAGTATTTTGTGATATTTATATTGATTACGTCAGCAATCACTGTTATTTTAATGTTTCCCATGATAGAAGTAAATAACCTTAAACCTGTTTTGGCCAATGGGTGGGGACCTGTGTTGGAGTCGGCTTACGGTGCTATCACATTCCCATTTGCTGAAATCATCGTTTTTATGGTTATTTTAAATACCAAAATGATAAAAAAAGAGAAAGATATCTATCGTATCTTCGTTGGTGGCTTACTCATCGGGGGCATCTTCGTATCTGTCATGCTTGTGGTATCCTTTGTTGAACTTGGTCATTTTGCATACATGAGTAGTTATTTCCCTGTTTATGCGGCCATAAGTCGTATCAGTATTGGTGAAGTGTTACAGCGTATAGAAATTATACCAGCCATAGCTTTTATCATGGGAGATTTTATGAAAATTGCTTTGTATGTGTTAGTTGCTTGTGAAGGTGTTAAAAAACTTGCTTATGTCAAGAACTATAAATTTATCGTCACACCCATCTGCATTTTTGTACTGTTATTATCACTTACCATGTTTGACGATATCATGGATTCGATTAATCAATTAGCTAATTATAACTATATAGCTAACTTCATGCTGGGCATTATTCCTGCAACCCTTGCCATCATCACCGTCATTCGAACAAAGTTTCTTCACAAAAATACTTCATGA
- a CDS encoding GerAB/ArcD/ProY family transporter, which translates to MKDVITSRQGMSMIIIFMADAIVLGTAKEAKSDIWIAILLGLAIVIMLATLYSWILSAYPGKNLYDILTTVFGKWVGSVLGVLYLVYALYVGALVLVTMSCFVCTVGLVYTPNIIIAALITVLIIGSLKKGIEVMGRWSEFFTRIIIPISIVTIIFMFPMVEANNLQPVLANGWQPILEGAYGVVAFPFAEIVVFMLIFSTKSVRHLKNIYYIFIGGLLLGGLFVFLAHVVAFNELGQFSYTRSYFPIYAAISRISIHDVLQRIEIIVAVGFIIGGFMKVALYVLAGCEGIRKVMNLKDYRFVVTPISILVLIVGITTFDDMMDVVNHVPYYNVLAIFMQVILPIIITLAILIHQKLQKHHSKNKMIG; encoded by the coding sequence ATGAAAGATGTGATAACAAGTCGACAAGGGATGAGTATGATTATTATATTTATGGCTGATGCAATTGTTCTAGGAACAGCTAAAGAAGCAAAGTCGGATATATGGATAGCCATTTTATTGGGACTAGCCATTGTTATCATGCTTGCAACCTTATACAGCTGGATTCTATCAGCATATCCAGGTAAAAATCTATATGATATTTTAACAACCGTATTTGGTAAATGGGTGGGGAGTGTTCTTGGGGTATTGTATCTGGTATATGCATTGTATGTAGGGGCGCTGGTACTTGTAACCATGTCCTGCTTTGTTTGTACAGTGGGTCTTGTGTATACTCCTAATATAATTATTGCAGCTTTAATAACTGTTCTTATTATAGGATCCTTAAAAAAAGGCATTGAAGTCATGGGAAGATGGTCGGAGTTTTTTACTAGAATCATCATACCCATATCCATCGTCACCATCATTTTTATGTTTCCAATGGTTGAGGCCAATAATCTTCAACCCGTTTTAGCTAATGGGTGGCAGCCTATATTAGAAGGGGCTTATGGTGTTGTTGCATTTCCCTTTGCGGAGATTGTCGTATTCATGCTTATTTTCAGCACCAAATCTGTTAGGCACTTGAAAAATATCTATTATATTTTTATAGGTGGGTTGTTACTGGGTGGTTTATTTGTATTTTTAGCCCACGTGGTTGCTTTTAATGAATTAGGACAATTTTCTTATACCAGAAGTTATTTTCCCATATATGCAGCCATTAGCCGTATTAGTATTCACGATGTTCTTCAGCGAATAGAGATTATTGTAGCCGTAGGTTTTATCATAGGAGGATTTATGAAAGTTGCCCTTTATGTATTAGCTGGTTGTGAAGGTATCCGTAAAGTAATGAACCTTAAAGATTACCGTTTTGTGGTAACACCTATTAGTATTCTGGTCCTCATTGTGGGCATTACAACTTTTGATGATATGATGGATGTGGTCAATCATGTACCCTACTATAATGTGTTAGCTATTTTTATGCAAGTTATCTTACCCATCATCATAACCCTTGCTATTCTTATTCATCAAAAGCTCCAAAAACATCATAGTAAAAATAAAATGATAGGATAG